From one Babesia bovis T2Bo chromosome 3, whole genome shotgun sequence genomic stretch:
- a CDS encoding AP2 domain family protein, producing MHKYQNMATSGLQMGPISQNTQQENIMGRASSYDPRQAVDGPVYSNNTELYVDGMVNDPYNGMQGLYAQDRIATPKDHLSIAHLAGPRGSFILNQIADPKESGIHYAPPKHGCLIGYNKLRKPGQYGYQNECDLYLPQGAHSDLSQSGIIYNDWDPRDYAMYQDNRGSGNDSVNSTVDGDSVEDIDDLIGPDGTLPPANKRDPIYTAISGLKWKAKSKKWVVRWDNPITNRRVYKYFSGVRYGFMGAHKRAKYYLEFLNISVGRLDTPSVGNPFCKRTEGPPKGKENKGLMRKLLNRNRPEIVLKSNPVIYGYPGQQSYGPPLEYAEQQMQEINSRPVYRYGSRMDDPFCLMDPNHCLQQTNQ from the coding sequence ATGCATAAGTATCAAAATATGGCAACGAGTGGGTTACAAATGGGTCCCATCAGCCAAAACACACAGCAAGAAAATATTATGGGACGTGCAAGCTCATATGATCCTAGGCAGGCTGTTGATGGACCAGTGTATAGTAACAACACAGAACTATATGTAGACGGTATGGTAAATGATCCATATAATGGTATGCAAGGCTTATATGCACAGGATCGCATTGCCACGCCGAAGGATCACCTAAGCATTGCCCATCTCGCAGGACCACGAGGATCCTTCATCCTGAATCAAATCGCCGATCCGAAAGAGTCTGGGATACATTACGCACCTCCGAAACATGGATGTCTAATAGGTTACAATAAACTACGCAAGCCAGGACAATACGGTTACCAGAACGAATGTGACTTATACCTTCCACAAGGAGCGCATTCCGATCTCTCACAATCAGGTATAATTTACAATGATTGGGACCCGAGGGACTATGCCATGTATCAGGATAACAGAGGTTCTGGAAATGACAGTGTGAACTCAACAGTCGATGGTGACTCTGTGGAAGATATCGATGATTTGATAGGACCAGACGGAACCTTGCCTCCAGCTAACAAACGAGATCCAATATACACAGCAATATCCGGTTTGAAATGGAAGGCGAAAAGTAAAAAATGGGTAGTAAGATGGGATAATCCTATAACAAACAGACGAGTCTACAAATACTTCAGCGGTGTTAGATACGGATTCATGGGAGCCCACAAAAGAGCGAAGTATTACCTTGAGTTCTTGAACATATCGGTTGGAAGACTCGACACACCCAGTGTAGGAAACCCATTCTGTAAAAGAACAGAAGGCCCGCCAAAGGGCAAAGAAAATAAAGGTTTGATGCGGAAGCTGCTTAACCGTAATAGACCGGAAATCGTACTCAAGTCAAACCCAGTCATCTATGGTTACCCTGGTCAGCAATCTTATGGCCCTCCTCTGGAATATGCAGAACAACAAATGCAGGAAATTAATTCTAGACCGGTATATCGTTACGGGTCACGCATGGATGACCCATTCTGTCTCATGGATCCAAACCACTGTTTGCAGCAAACAAACCAATGA
- a CDS encoding putative integral membrane protein has product MAAANFFLFLIINFIFFLTVHLWSRRANQLLVSQLLSEFDYDDQHTITFILGKPGDESRFLTPLLELLKESPIIAAEELTIRALILSTNRQHDGSTAGTKPGIINTNNNADMEPTNDDKVLKELDNNGMEEVCQRYNIMCTVVDAFQEKHPEKFIEHMQAVPLIESYLMRDKSDLIITFDYFGGDGSTTGVAAYVAVTALKKKIPDLKVWTLRSFTAWHRYLPIYSVLYHIASRPCCIRDALFKSIENVQRYPSQYWWYTPVVRIFDSYSYVNTFNVLS; this is encoded by the coding sequence ATGGCAGCTGCTAATTTCTTTCTGTTCCTTATTATTAATTTCATATTCTTCCTGACTGTACACCTCTGGTCTAGAAGAGCTAACCAGCTGTTGGTATCCCAGCTACTGTCTGAGTTTGACTATGACGACCAGCACACTATAACGTTTATCTTGGGTAAGCCCGGTGACGAAAGCCGGTTCCTGACGCCGCTGCTAGAGCTGCTCAAGGAAAGCCCGATCATTGCTGCTGAGGAATTGACCATACGTGCACTTATTCTGTCGACCAACAGACAGCATGATGGATCTACAGCAGGTACCAAGCCAGGCATTATAAACACCAACAATAATGCTGACATGGAACCCACTAACGACGATAAAGTCCTGAAGGAGCTCGACAATAACGGGATGGAAGAGGTCTGCCAACGTTACAACATCATGTGCACAGTGGTGGATGCCTTCCAAGAGAAGCACCCAGAGAAGTTCATCGAGCACATGCAAGCGGTACCTCTGATAGAATCATACCTCATGCGTGACAAGAGTGACCTAATAATAACGTTTGACTACTTTGGAGGCGACGGCTCCACAACGGGTGTTGCTGCCTATGTCGCTGTGACAGCTCTCAAGAAGAAGATACCTGACCTCAAGGTGTGGACCTTGAGATCATTCACTGCGTGGCACAGGTATTTACCCATCTACTCTGTGCTGTACCATATAGCAAGTCGTCCATGCTGCATTCGCGACGCTTTATTCAAGTCCATTGAGAATGTCCAACGTTATCCAAGTCAGTACTGGTGGTATACCCCGGTTGTAAGGATATTCGATTCCTATAGCTATGTTAATACTTTTAACGTGTTGTCGTAG
- a CDS encoding Ubiquinol-cytochrome C reductase UQCRX/QCR9 like family protein, which produces MVFGSPYSDQYPKGVWDSLKRSRRGMDVLSPLTSFLNSTRIYNHVLKYSKGYWLFSIAGGCMSCYAVGSVCDYVWRRVNRGRLYIDLPYQSPEE; this is translated from the exons ATGGTGTTTGGCAGCCCATATTCTGACCAATACCCTAAAGGGGTTTGGGATAGCTTGAAGCGCAGCCGTCGTGGTATGGATGTTTTATCCCCGTTGACATCCTTTTTGAATTCCACAAG GATATACAACCATGTACTCAAATACAGCAAGGGATACTGGCTGTTCAGCATTGCCGGAGGCTGTATGAGTTGTTATGCGGTAGGAAGTGTCTGCGATTATGTGTGGAGGAGAGTAAACAGAGGT CGCCTGTACATTGATTTGCCGTACCAGAGCCCAGAAGAATAG
- a CDS encoding Restriction endonuclease-like superfamily protein, producing the protein MCSCKYNIQAMIQLWALFDMFGCTFMLMCICELLYSFSTFTKSRLYRGRPALFLCALCLCIYYYSGRYGRVPLIIGWSNHVSALTLEGTLRHPKLLLRSHYVKVPWAHLNFINSTYYRGGKLKWKDNLVSFASKSDNTNTNKQNGKDKSISGTEIPNKPKQRKPSIGFKIKRKPSDSEFVSPKIIKKPLTVADVIKKRMIPQPPSLNETQKVLDRKPYKRLGIPKLIKEEQERICKNDAFLDKYFHDYLTSKGTHSDMNGGITEISPNLFSDKTERQTSTDNDTNEASGNSYVYSAEELLHIWDTKGSQFYTNIPKTVALLQIIRRIAKESDASIDIIKRIRDHWCFGRLIGSVVRHMKYLSRIELPQQLIGYKKLENMVPKFSKEEMVSIFAVLDYFRYKNDKAVTAMVKYTEQYKDFTTSEIITIMGSCIRLGISPPNIIEEYVKRLKVEIKEKLGNDDHEANDFKNYAYILHICTKTQFIDAELFKYIAEHCKKQNDIEIKQLYHAFSSFAKLQHIDEDLFQHIYRLLLPYVKDFTNKYEVYKLISRIAMTNSKPPKELIDALANWVYQNVQQFTPRELATMIRNLAVKDYYNDNLYNHIFNLEMFINPPSVKLLQHINLHMNQSESVYASYLQPLRKSELNIAFSMAYQAYLGYQYLSPNINKIEIPKDAVVKLRNIYVDGIKQLALNTSANNIEIVDLLKEAYGIEAYVDYTTEDGLMVDVAILPSSLTKHTTKIDAKDFLMDKRFAIEFHGPYHHMQRSTDQFPPPLTPSFLYKERLLNARGWEVARLHYWTFVPWLTKEHKLRILECMLPTWIKNVCNISGESHDTNQIAPSVE; encoded by the exons ATGTGTAGCTGCAAATATAACATCCAAGCGATGATACAATTATGGGCGCTTTTCGACATGTTTGGCTGCACATTtatgttgatgtgtatatgtgaACTGTTATACTCCTTCAGTACCTTTACTAAATCAAGGTTATATCGTGGAAGGCCGGCTTTGTTTTTGTGTGCCTTGTGTCTTTGTATCTATTATTACAGTGGAAGATATGGCAGGGTCCCATTGATCATAGGGTGGAGTAATCATGTGTCGGCACTTACTCTAGAAGGTACTTTGCGGCACCCGAAGTTACTCCTACGTTCGCATTACGTGAAGGTACCATGGGCACATCTTAATTTTATCAATTCCACGTATTATAGAGGTGGCAAATTAAAATGGAAAGATAATTTGGTTTCATTTGCGTCAAAATCAGATAATACAAATACCAACAAacaaaatggaaaagaTAAATCAATTAGCGGAACCGAGATTCCAAATAAGCCCAAACAAAGAAAGCCTTCCATTGGATTCAAAATTAAAAGAAAACCAAGTGACAGCGAGTTTGTCTCACCAAAAATTATTAAAAAGCCCCTCACAGTTGCCGATGTAATTAAAAAAAGGATGATTCCGCAACCGCCATCGTTGAATGAAACACAAAAGGTTTTAGATAGGAAACCGTATAAGCGTTTAGGAATACCAAAGTTAATTAAGGAGGAACAGGAACGAATATGTAAAAATGACGCATTTTTGGATAAGTACTTTCACGATTATCTGACTAGTAAAGGAACGCATTCAGATATGAATGGTGGTATTACCGAGATAAGTCCAAATCTATTCTCGGATAAAACAGAAAGACAAACAAGCACCGATAATGATACAAATGAAGCATCGGGAAATTCATATGTTTATAGCGCTGAGGAACTGTTGCATATATGGGACACCAAAGGCAGTCAGTTTTACACAAATATTCCAAAGACAGTGGCTCTGTTGCAGATAATACGTCGTATAGCTAAGGAGTCAGATGCTTCAATAGATATCATTAAACGTATCAGAGATCATTGGTGCTTTGGAAGACTTATCGGCAGTGTCGTTAGACATATGAAGTATCTTTCTCGTATCGAACTGCCACAGCAGCTTATTGGCTACAAAAAACTAGAGAATATGGTACCTAAGTTCAGCAAAGAAGAAATGGTTTCAATATTCGCAGTATTAGACTACTTTCGTTACAAAAATGACAAAGCAGTTACTGCAATGGTAAAGTATACGGAACAATATAAGGACTTCACAACTAGTGAAATAATTACAATCATGGGATCGTGTATACGACTAGGTATAAGTCCACCTAATATCATTGAGGAATATGTCAAAAGGTTAAAAGTAGAGATTAAAGAAAAATTGGGCAATGATGACCATGAAGCCAATGATTTTAAAAATTATGCCTATATCCTGCACATTTGCACTAAGACTCAATTTATAGATGCAGAGCTATTCAAATATATAGCAGAGCACTGCAAAAAGcaaaatgatatagagATAAAACAGCTATATCATGCATTCTCATCCTTTGCAAAGCTGCAGCATATCGATGAAGACCTCttccaacatatatataggtTGTTGCTTCCTTATGTCAAAGACTTCACTAACAAATATGAAGTCTATAAACTG ATCAGTCGAATAGCCATGACCAACTCCAAACCCCCTAAGGAACTGATTGATGCACTGGCAAATTGGGTATATCAAAACGTCCAACAGTTCACCCCGAGAGAACTTGCAACCATGATAAG GAATTTGGCTGTGAAGGACTATTACAACGATAATTTGTATAACCACATATTCAACTTGGAGATGTTTATCAACCCACCGTCAGTCAAACTattacaacatataaacTTACATATGAATCAAAGTGAATCAGTGTATGCG TCTTATTTACAACCATTAAGGAAGTCGGAGCTTAATATTGCCTTCAGTATGGCTTACCAGGCATATCTAGGATACCAATACCTTTCGCCGAATATTAACAAAATAGAAATACCTAAAGACGCCGTGGTGAAATTAAGA AATATCTATGTTGACGGTATTAAACAGTTGGCATTGAACACATCAGCGAACAATATAGAAATCGTGGATCTGTTGAAAGAG GCATATGGAATAGAAGCTTACGTGGATTACACTACCGAGGatggacttatggtggaCGTTGCCATTCTGCCATCGAGCTTAACCAAACATACTACGAAGATTGATGCCAAAGACTTCTTAATGGACAAACGATTTGCTATAGAATTTCACGGGCCTTATCACCATATGCAGAGATCGACAGACCAGTTTCCGCCGCCACTAACTccatcatttttatataaaGAAAG ATTATTGAATGCCCGAGGTTGGGAAGTTGCAAGACTTCACTATTGGACATTTGTCCCATG GTTGACAAAGGAGCACAAACTCAGGATTTTGGAATGTATGTTGCCTACGTGGATTAAAAATGTCTGTAACATATCCGGTGAAAGCCACGATACGAATCAAATAGCCCCTTCAGTCGAATGA
- a CDS encoding putative 20S proteasome subunit beta 3, producing MGDIESYNGGAVVAMVGNGCVAIACDKRLGMNGQHTISSNFPKAFKVTDTAYFAACGLATDIQTMKSEIEFKTNMYALRCEKNMGVKTLAHMVGSLLYSRRFGPWFVSSVVAGLDKDTPHIYCFDLIGAPCNAKDFVVVGTCSEQLYGICESLYRPNMEPSELFETISQCLMAAIDRDCLSGWGAEVHMITPEKITVSTLKTRMD from the exons ATG GGGGATATCGAAAGTTACAACGGAGGCGCCGTTGTCGCCATGGTAGGCAACGGTTGCGTAGCCATCGCATGTGATAAACGTCTGGGTATGAATGGACAGCACACAATAAGCTCGAACTTTCCCAAGGCCTTTAAAGTTACAGATACAGCATATTTCGCGGCTTGTGGCTTAGCTACTGATATTCAAACTAT gAAATCGGAAATCGAGTTTAAAACTAACATGTATGCTCTGAGATGTGAGAAAAATATGGGAGTTAAAACATTAGCTCATATGGTCGGCTCTTTGCTATATTCTCGCCGTTTCGGGCCTTGGTTCGTCTCTTCGGTTGTTGCGGGACTTGATAAGGACACGccacatatatattgttttgaTCTGATTGGCGCACCGTGCAATGCAAAAGACTTTGTGGTAGTCGGAACTTGCTCAGAACAGCTATATGGTATATGCGAGTCGTTATATCGCCCCAATATGGAGCCATCTGAGCTTTTTGAGACAATTTCTCAGTGTCTCATGGCCGCTATTGATCGAGATTGTCTTTCAGGTTGGGGTGCTGAGGTTCATATGATAACACCGGAGAAGATAACAGTCTCTACTTTGAAAACCAGAATGGATTGA
- a CDS encoding putative N-acetylglucosaminylphosphatidylinositol deacetylase: MPDLMKRSYVILIAVILMQTFNQLSKSANRQFVDRLISQVGDGEDVTRIAFIIAHPDDESMFFTPLLEYIGSCPIIKNIHLDLLCLTRGDYMGQGDRRTKEMMEICRKYSMNCIIDNDPSVKDGPDDWNIEAVSHRVEDFIRSVNAKMVFTFDEHGVSGHPNHKSVHKAVKRMKSRYKDIRVWCLRSHGILVKYFPPYVIVKSFLNPPSISRFSPLDVGRNMAIHKSQQRWYTIMWVLFSSYSYTNTFDIMVE, translated from the exons ATGCCTGACTTGATGAAACGATCGTATGTCATCCTGATTGCAGTGATTTTAATGCAAACATTTAATCAGTTATCTAAAAGTGCCAACAGGCAATTTGTGGACCGTCTTATTTCTCAAGTTGGAGACGGTGAGGATGTTACAAGAATAGCTTTTATTATTGCCCATCCAGATGATGAGTCTATGTTTTTCACTCCACTATTAGAATATATTGGTTCTTGTCCCATTATCAAAAATATCCATCTTGATTTACTATGTTTGACGAGAG GTGATTACATGGGTCAAGGTGACCGACGTACAAAAGAAATGATGGAAATATGTAGAAAATATAGCATGAATTGCATCATAGACAATGATCCATCGGTTAAAGATGGCCCAGATGATTGGAACATTGAAGCAGTATCGCATAGGGTGGAAGATTTCATTAGATCAGTTAATGCTAAAATGGTTTTTACATTTGACGAACATGGCGTTTCTGGTCACCCAAATCACAAATCTGTCCATAAGGCAGTTAAACGGATGAAATCACGTTACAAAGATATTCGTGTATGGTGCCTTAGGTCACATGGGATACTTGTGAAATATTTCCCGCCATATGTCATTGTAAAATCGTTTTTAAATCCGCCTAGTATTAGCAGATTCTCACCACTAGATGTTGGACGTAATATGGCTATACATAAATCACAACAAAGATGGTACACCATTATGTGGGTACTTTTTTCCTCGTATAGTTATACCAACACATTTGATATAATGGTGGAATAA
- a CDS encoding 3' exoribonuclease family domain 1 protein, with translation MSSDMQPSSSSSEFPVDVHRQIDAAGYYKKYLRQNVRPDGRKLRAFRTVSVSDLEGRYTPPNLLEGDGAVISSTRLTLGDTHVYCSVKALPVFCEVIMPPSLGSDDLLSVDIELPKQVQSYIYDANGHSANLNFSIASMLSNVLNSDDLIPKSQFRFEDILKRVTSQSTDAVCKYLSQRNLIWKFEVSIVCEEYDGNLTDSCAMVASFALRKAMLPIVLLDISNTSGSYIIRAIDQKLIESALSGDAEVMKLLHNNRRSIEQQLGIELENDNLVDYLSQNILPGSYVGIPLTITALPFTVTFLRFSEETFFVDPTSEEERLGTSVSVYCLSLSDGSFVTQPLNLTCCPGISSDIYSGLKAVALDVISCISNSDI, from the exons ATGTCTAGTGATATGCAACCTTCGTCAAGTTCTTCGGAGTTCCCGGTTGATGTGCATCGTCAAATTGATGCCGCAGGATATTACAAAAAATATCTGCGTCAGAATGTGCGTCCAGATGGTAGGAAGCTCCGTGCATTCCGTACTGTTAGCGTGTCGGACCTAGAGGGAAGATATACTCCTCCAAATCTACTTGAGGGAGATGGAGCTGTGATATCATCTACACGCTTGACGTTAGGAGATACACATGTTTATTGCAGTGTTAAAGCGCTTCCTGTTTTTTGTGAAGTAATAATGCCTCCTTCGTTAGGTAGTGACGATTTGCTATCTGTGGACATTGAGTTACCGAAGCAAGTACAATCCTACATATATGATGCTAATGGGCACAGTGCTAATTTGAATTTTAGCATTGCATCTATGTTGTCTAATGTTCTCAATAGTGATGATCTTATACCGAAATCGCAGTTCCGCTTTGAGGATATTTTAAAAAGAGTCACTAGTCAATCTACAGACGCTGTATGTAAATACCTATCTCAGCGCAACTTGATATGGAAGTTTGAGGTGTCTATTGTATGCGAAGAATACGATGGCAACCTTACTGATTCGTGCGCTATGGTTGCTTCATTTGCATTGAGGAAGGCAATGCTCCCTATTGTGCTTCTCGACATCAGCAACACTTCAGGCTCTTATATCATACGTGCTATTGACCAAAAGCTTATAGAGAGTGCTTTGTCTGGGGATGCCGAG GTTATGAAGCTGCTCCATAACAACAGGCGATCAATAGAGCAGCAGTTAGGAATAGAATTGGAGAATGACAACCTGGTTGACTATTTATCGCAGAATATATTGCCCGGTTCGTATGTTGGAATACCGCTTACAATTACCGCATTACCATTTACTGTAACCTTTTTGCGTTTCAGTGAGGAAACATTTTTCGTTGATCCAACTAGCGAGGAAGAGCGCCTCGGGACATCAGTGAGTGTATATTGCTTGAGTTTGTCTGACGGTTCATTCGTTACACAACCATTAAACCTAACGTGTTGTCCCGGTATCTCATCGGACATATACTCTGGCTTGAAGGCAGTGGCACTTGATGTTATAAGCTGCATTTCAAACAGTGACATTTAA
- a CDS encoding short chain dehydrogenase family protein → MAFHKHSKTNRVAPLTMACAYDPCYQAIFCMLSFILFKLYSLWNSGFDVSALEERTLIAQLAKSYDFPWLAWIVYLQTPLMVLLVFNYASKTIAQGTKVPQILINRTDMHRKVAIVTGGSSGVGKEVACQLLKWNCKVVITARDKTKGANAVEYLRKQANVDFKMIQFVEMDLNDPKSIKLAVEEILKTNASIDFLINNAGIATNVHLNAYKQEAMFATNFLGHFQLTKLLMPTLVRFKARVINVSSIAHYYYNPNKDTILRDGNTTNMPYNTSAQVYYGRSKLFNLWHAQALQRRFDNVGNKNCGPVAFSCGPGIVATPLLERYSSIVLPKFISAIVNQFTKKPKEGANTILYLCASPLSDLVPGGYYYECQLGYVSKYAQNVAQQEALYKLADKMTLN, encoded by the exons ATGGCGTTCCATAAACATAGTAAAACCAACAGAGTAGCGCCGCTTACTATGGCGTGTGCCTATGATCCATGTTACCAAGCGATATTCTGCATGTTGTCGTTTATTCTATTCAAACTATATTCACTATGGAATTCTGGATTCGATGTCTCAGCTCTTGAGGAACGAACGTTAATTGCACAGTTGGCTAAATCGTACGATTTTCCTTGGTTGGCATGGATTGTGTATTTACAAACTCCACTGATGGTCTTATTGGTATTCAATTACGCATCGAAGACCATAGCACAAGGAACTAAAGTCCCACAAATACTCATAAATAGAACTGATATGCACCGGAAAGTGGCTATTGTAACAG GAGGCTCAAGTGGTGTTGGCAAAGAGGTAGCATGCCAGCTTCTAAAATGGAATTGCAAAGTGGTAATCACGGCGCGTGACAAAACAAAAGGTGCTAATGCTGTTGAGTACCTAAGAAAACAGGCAAATGTTGACTTCAAGATGATACAATTTGTGGAAATGGACCTGAACGACCCAAAGTCCATTAAACTGGCAGTTGAAGAAATCTTGAAAACCAATGCTTCCATAGACTTTTTGATAAATAATGCAGGGATCGCGACTAACGTACATCTCAATGCATACAAACAAGAAGCTATGTTTGCAACAAATTTCCTTGGACATTTTCAACTCACTAAGTTGCTAATGCCTACCTTAGTAAGATTCAAAGCAAGAGTTATCAACGTATCAAGTATTGCACATTATTACTATAATCCCAACAAGGATACGATTTTACGTGATGGTAACACTACCAATATGCCATATAATACTTCAGCACAAGTATACTACGGTCGATCTAAGTTGTTCAACCTCTGGCACGCGCAGGCACTTCAACGCAGATTTGACAACGTCGGCAATAAAAATTGCGGACCGGTTGCTTTTTCCTGTGGCCCCGGTATAGTAGCAACACCGCTTCTGGAACGCTACTCAAGTATTGTATTACCCAAGTTTATCTCAGCAATTGTCAACCAGTTCACCAAGAAGCCGAAGGAGGGTGCCAACACTATATT ATATCTATGCGCATCGCCGTTATCGGATTTAGTGCCCGGTGGCTACTACTATGAGTGCCAGTTGGGATACGTAAGCAAATATGCACAGAATGTGGCTCAACAAGAAGCACTATATAAACTTGCCGATAAAATGACTTTAAATTAA